GATAATTGGAAATTATCGTCCTTAAAATATAATCTCTGGCGGCAGGGTCAACGCCTGCGATTGGTTCATCAAGAATATAGAGCTGGGCGTTCCTGCTCATCACGAGAATGAGCTGCACTTTTTCTTTCGTCCCTTTCGACAGTGTTTTTAATCTGGCGGAAGGATCGATCTGCAGTGAATTCAGCATGTCATATGCTCTTTCCCTGGAAAAATCCGCATAAAAATCAGCAAAAAATTCGATGAGCTCTTTGACTCTCATGGAACTTTGCAGATAAGTGCGCTCCGGAAGATAAGAAATCACCGCCTTACTGCCTGTTCCAGGTGCTTGTCCATTTATGGTAAGACTGCCGCAGGTAGGGACTAACAGGCCATTGATCAGTTTGATCAGTGTTGACTTGCCACTGCCGTTTGGGCCCAGCAGACCAATGATACGTCCTCCGGGGATAGACAGGTTGATGTCACTGAGTGCAGGGGGTTTCTTTTTATCATATTGTTTTGTAAGGTGACTGATTTCTAATAAGTAACTCATGTTAAACTCCCTCCTTATGTTCCGATTCAAAAAAAGACAGAATCTCTTTTTTCTCATATCCAAGCTGCTGCATGTTGTGCAGGAAATGAGCCAGTAATTCTCTTGCCAGCTCCTGCCTGGTATGGCATATCCGGTCAGTGTCTTCG
The sequence above is a segment of the Lachnospiraceae bacterium JLR.KK008 genome. Coding sequences within it:
- a CDS encoding ABC transporter ATP-binding protein, whose translation is MSYLLEISHLTKQYDKKKPPALSDINLSIPGGRIIGLLGPNGSGKSTLIKLINGLLVPTCGSLTINGQAPGTGSKAVISYLPERTYLQSSMRVKELIEFFADFYADFSRERAYDMLNSLQIDPSARLKTLSKGTKEKVQLILVMSRNAQLYILDEPIAGVDPAARDYILRTIISNYHENATLLISTHLIADIENILDDVIFIRDGSIFLYAPAERIREEKGKSLDAYFREVFTC